The following coding sequences are from one Bifidobacterium sp. window:
- a CDS encoding TetR/AcrR family transcriptional regulator: MDRAKRGPYAKGKARRKEILKAALNIVAKEGFDQTTLSKISKAVGISDVAVLHYFGTMDDLLVEVLKQRDTDDMAAATSSLPDMVSQMIQLIAHPEQSIKQVMQIVRRNSQTPGLVELYAHMSVRASDPTSPAYRYFKQRGKVERFVVGSAAKKVIDKEHLDTELSPEEMARVMQALLDGLQIQWLIDRDIDMADIAEKAIKLMWNQPQSTNESKDTSDEIL; this comes from the coding sequence ATGGATAGGGCTAAACGAGGACCCTATGCGAAAGGCAAAGCGCGACGAAAAGAAATCCTGAAGGCCGCGCTCAACATTGTTGCCAAGGAAGGCTTCGACCAAACAACATTAAGTAAGATCTCCAAAGCCGTAGGCATTTCAGATGTGGCCGTGCTACATTATTTCGGGACAATGGATGATTTGCTAGTTGAAGTACTCAAACAGCGCGATACCGATGACATGGCAGCAGCCACTTCGTCACTCCCTGACATGGTTAGCCAGATGATACAGCTCATTGCCCACCCTGAGCAGTCAATCAAGCAAGTCATGCAGATCGTCAGGCGTAACTCGCAAACACCTGGACTAGTGGAACTCTACGCACATATGTCAGTGAGAGCATCAGACCCTACAAGTCCTGCATACCGATATTTCAAGCAACGTGGCAAGGTGGAACGGTTTGTGGTAGGAAGCGCTGCAAAAAAAGTCATCGACAAAGAGCATCTGGATACAGAATTATCCCCAGAAGAAATGGCAAGAGTAATGCAAGCTCTGCTAGATGGTTTACAGATTCAATGGCTCATCGACAGAGACATCGATATGGCTGATATTGCAGAAAAAGCCATCAAGCTAATGTGGAATCAGCCTCAAAGCACTAATGAGAGCAAAGACACAAGCGACGAAATCCTTTGA
- a CDS encoding FAD-binding protein, producing the protein MDSSQLENYYDAIIVGSGAAGLSATLSLLRTWKESAESNSPAPKVLVISKLQALRAHTGSAEGGIAASLGNVAEDHWRWHYFDTIKGGDWLVDQDAARLLAEQAPATVIQLEHDGVAFSRTSDGHIAQRRFGGHTANFGGAPIKRAAYAADRIGHQILHSLWQQCVALGVQFAEDWYVSDLSLSMSHGEQRVNGVIAFDMQSGTLHALNATHVVMATGGAGRLFTTTSNSWDLTGDGLSLALNAGLQIEDAEFIQFHPTGLAHTGILLSEAARAEGGVLRNVDGERFMLRYAPEHNDLAARDVISRAIRAEVLAGRGVADPRQSDGPKDCVWLDLRSINPAHMEATLPQVCETIRDVAGLDPASDLIPVKPTAHYTMGGIPIDTDGRVYTWSADKRVVVEGLFAAGECSCVGVHGANRLGGNSLLDACLFGTRAGTAIAHELLQHLDARTPQIPESEFSLRQQTVESLLHPADIETSETLSTDSSTRLTKPINDNSDNAYRLIADLGALMEKHVAVLCDASNITQAQTSLEKDFTPRVESLRAHSQTPAYNQELTAIFEAQHLLTLAKAVLSAMSARMESRGSLKRLDYPDRDDEHFLAHSMTNAEGKLCWQAVHIIDVPTARRDY; encoded by the coding sequence ATGGATTCCAGTCAGCTCGAAAATTATTATGACGCCATTATTGTCGGTTCGGGTGCTGCAGGATTATCTGCAACCTTATCTTTGCTTCGTACATGGAAAGAGTCAGCTGAAAGCAACTCACCAGCTCCAAAAGTTCTGGTCATATCAAAACTTCAAGCTCTGCGCGCTCACACCGGTTCAGCTGAGGGGGGCATTGCAGCGAGCTTAGGCAATGTCGCTGAAGACCACTGGCGTTGGCACTATTTCGACACCATAAAAGGCGGCGACTGGTTGGTGGATCAGGATGCCGCGCGTCTGTTAGCTGAGCAAGCGCCTGCCACTGTCATTCAGCTGGAACACGATGGCGTCGCATTTTCACGCACCTCTGACGGTCATATTGCTCAACGCCGTTTTGGTGGACATACAGCTAATTTTGGCGGTGCTCCAATCAAACGAGCAGCATATGCGGCTGATCGTATCGGTCACCAGATTTTGCACAGTCTGTGGCAGCAATGTGTGGCTCTAGGAGTGCAATTCGCCGAAGATTGGTATGTCAGTGATCTCTCTCTGAGCATGTCACACGGGGAGCAGCGGGTCAATGGTGTGATCGCTTTTGATATGCAGTCCGGCACATTGCATGCGCTCAATGCCACTCATGTAGTGATGGCAACCGGTGGTGCAGGTAGGTTGTTTACCACTACGTCGAACTCATGGGATTTGACCGGTGATGGTTTGTCGCTGGCATTAAACGCCGGACTGCAAATTGAGGACGCCGAATTCATCCAATTCCACCCCACTGGTCTCGCACATACCGGCATATTGCTCTCAGAAGCAGCTCGCGCTGAAGGCGGAGTTCTCCGTAACGTTGATGGTGAACGCTTCATGTTGCGTTATGCCCCTGAACACAATGATCTTGCGGCACGCGATGTTATTAGCCGAGCTATCAGAGCAGAAGTTCTCGCAGGACGAGGTGTAGCTGACCCAAGGCAATCTGATGGTCCGAAAGACTGCGTCTGGCTTGATTTACGTTCCATCAACCCAGCTCACATGGAAGCAACTCTCCCCCAAGTTTGTGAGACTATCAGAGATGTTGCAGGACTAGATCCCGCAAGCGATCTGATCCCAGTCAAACCGACTGCTCACTACACTATGGGTGGCATTCCAATAGACACTGATGGCAGAGTTTATACCTGGTCAGCAGATAAACGTGTGGTCGTTGAAGGTCTCTTCGCCGCTGGGGAATGCTCCTGCGTAGGAGTGCATGGAGCAAACCGCCTTGGTGGCAACTCTTTACTCGATGCTTGTCTTTTTGGCACACGCGCAGGCACAGCAATAGCCCACGAGTTACTACAGCATCTTGATGCAAGAACCCCGCAGATACCTGAGAGCGAGTTCTCTTTGCGACAGCAAACTGTAGAATCTTTGCTACACCCTGCCGACATTGAGACATCCGAAACACTATCTACAGACTCATCAACCAGGCTCACCAAACCTATCAACGACAACTCTGATAATGCTTACCGCCTGATTGCTGATCTGGGAGCATTAATGGAAAAACACGTAGCCGTACTCTGTGATGCGAGCAACATTACACAAGCTCAGACAAGCCTTGAGAAAGATTTCACTCCCCGAGTTGAATCGTTACGGGCACATAGTCAAACTCCTGCATACAATCAGGAACTCACTGCAATCTTCGAAGCACAACATTTACTCACCTTGGCCAAGGCCGTACTCAGCGCCATGTCTGCAAGGATGGAGTCTCGCGGATCGCTCAAACGATTAGACTACCCCGACAGAGATGATGAACACTTTCTTGCACATTCGATGACCAATGCCGAGGGTAAACTATGTTGGCAGGCTGTGCATATCATCGATGTACCAACAGCACGACGAGATTATTGA
- a CDS encoding O-methyltransferase translates to MNKTSYTNLSKAWEFTESYALDEQRAYLQEVRSKVEAQGHEQGSAAQARFLRMLVGLTNARSVILVGTAAAVETIEIIDAMHGSGQLTVVDSSSDGAAVIRSIFNDLDNVSDTRMRVVNATAGVFLPRLNAEDYDLIVVTGDASNYTATFQQSSRLLKQGGATIFTDMMGFAAPDSSGGLLNPVDREPKTLELRSLLNLVENDEHTESALIPVGTGMLLTTHQ, encoded by the coding sequence ATGAATAAAACCTCTTATACGAATCTCTCCAAGGCGTGGGAGTTCACTGAGTCGTATGCTCTTGATGAGCAGCGAGCGTATCTACAGGAAGTCCGGAGCAAAGTCGAAGCACAAGGGCATGAGCAGGGATCGGCAGCGCAAGCGAGATTCTTAAGAATGCTTGTTGGTCTTACCAATGCTCGCTCAGTAATCCTTGTAGGGACAGCTGCAGCAGTAGAAACCATTGAAATCATTGATGCGATGCATGGAAGTGGCCAGCTCACTGTAGTAGATTCCAGCTCTGACGGCGCTGCTGTTATTCGTTCGATTTTCAACGACCTGGATAATGTGAGCGATACACGTATGCGGGTAGTCAATGCTACGGCTGGGGTGTTTCTCCCTAGACTAAATGCGGAGGATTACGATCTGATCGTTGTCACAGGTGACGCATCAAATTACACGGCAACATTTCAGCAGTCATCGCGATTATTAAAGCAGGGTGGGGCTACGATATTTACCGATATGATGGGCTTCGCAGCACCAGATTCATCTGGTGGATTACTCAATCCTGTGGATCGCGAACCCAAAACGCTCGAATTACGAAGCCTGCTAAATCTGGTTGAGAACGATGAACATACTGAGAGCGCTCTGATACCGGTAGGTACAGGAATGTTGCTTACCACTCATCAGTAA
- a CDS encoding TIGR00730 family Rossman fold protein — MSSDELNNQLKHQQEQTPANQTAGETQPQEVESPLGDTYHRGPVIMRGHMIPKDNTTGNLLAPVSSTDWLHMDPWRVMRIQSEFVDGFGALAELGPAVSIFGSARTPRTDPVYKAARHMGKKVAEQGIAVITGGGPGVMEAANRGAALAGGKSVGLGIELPFEQGVNNWVNLGMSFRYFFVRKTMFVKYSSGVIICPGGFGTLDEMFELLTLVQTSKVSSIPVVLYDKKYWQGLFDWLNTTVMESGMISALDPERVLVTDDADEAVSVATSGIGEH; from the coding sequence ATGAGTAGTGACGAATTAAACAATCAGTTGAAACATCAACAGGAACAGACTCCTGCTAACCAAACTGCGGGTGAAACTCAGCCGCAAGAAGTCGAATCGCCCTTGGGGGATACATATCATCGTGGTCCGGTGATTATGCGTGGGCATATGATCCCGAAGGACAACACTACAGGTAATCTATTAGCTCCAGTCAGCAGTACTGACTGGCTCCATATGGACCCCTGGCGAGTAATGCGTATCCAATCAGAATTTGTTGATGGTTTTGGGGCTCTTGCCGAACTTGGACCTGCTGTGTCAATCTTTGGTTCTGCGCGTACCCCGCGAACAGATCCGGTATATAAGGCTGCACGTCATATGGGCAAGAAAGTGGCCGAGCAGGGTATTGCCGTGATTACTGGTGGCGGTCCAGGCGTGATGGAGGCAGCAAATAGGGGAGCTGCACTCGCAGGTGGAAAATCCGTTGGCTTGGGGATTGAACTTCCTTTTGAACAAGGAGTTAATAACTGGGTGAATCTTGGCATGAGTTTCCGATACTTCTTCGTTCGCAAAACGATGTTCGTGAAATATTCATCAGGCGTGATTATCTGTCCTGGAGGTTTCGGCACTTTAGATGAAATGTTCGAGCTGTTGACCCTCGTACAAACCAGTAAGGTTTCGAGTATTCCTGTGGTGCTGTATGACAAGAAGTACTGGCAAGGATTGTTTGACTGGCTGAACACCACGGTTATGGAAAGCGGTATGATTTCGGCTTTAGATCCTGAACGAGTATTAGTCACGGATGATGCGGATGAGGCGGTCAGTGTTGCTACTAGCGGCATTGGTGAGCATTAA
- a CDS encoding MalY/PatB family protein, translating into MYDFDTIIDHNSWASEKWSEVREVMGPDSEDVVALSVADMEFKTAPEIIEALHRAADTGIFGYEHCTDAYYEALQTWMSKHHQWDIKRDWVSVTDGVMTGVFTGLRAVTHPGDAVIIQRPVYYPFTNAAVRNGLTILDNELVLNAQGHYEMDFEDLDLKASNPRCTAMVLCNPHNPVGRVWSVEELGRVAQICIKHGVTILADEIHADFAYDGHQVTMLSTLGEEVAAHCMEFTAPSKTFNLAGLITSNAVISNPELKQRFDIAADNVAGLSVNHFGLVACQAAYEHGEQWLQELRKYLAGNLEVLRSFAASQQGISLIEPEGTYLAWLDCRGLGMDSDELRDFMRNKARVFFDEGSLFGDSGKGFERVNLACPKAMLEQVCSGIANAVKELG; encoded by the coding sequence ATGTACGATTTCGATACCATCATCGACCACAACAGTTGGGCATCAGAAAAATGGTCCGAAGTTCGTGAGGTTATGGGACCTGATAGTGAGGATGTCGTAGCTCTCTCTGTTGCTGATATGGAATTTAAAACTGCGCCAGAAATTATTGAAGCTCTCCATCGTGCAGCAGATACAGGCATCTTTGGTTATGAACATTGTACTGATGCCTATTACGAAGCACTGCAAACTTGGATGTCCAAACACCATCAGTGGGATATTAAGCGCGACTGGGTGTCGGTAACTGATGGTGTTATGACGGGCGTTTTTACTGGTTTGCGCGCGGTAACGCATCCAGGTGATGCGGTTATTATTCAGAGACCTGTTTATTACCCGTTCACCAATGCTGCTGTGCGTAATGGCTTGACGATATTAGACAATGAACTGGTATTGAATGCGCAAGGGCATTACGAAATGGATTTCGAGGATTTGGATCTTAAGGCTTCAAATCCGCGTTGCACTGCTATGGTGCTATGCAACCCTCATAATCCCGTTGGTAGGGTGTGGAGCGTTGAAGAGCTGGGCCGCGTAGCGCAGATTTGTATCAAACATGGCGTTACCATACTGGCAGACGAGATTCACGCGGATTTTGCATACGACGGTCATCAAGTAACGATGCTCTCCACCTTAGGTGAAGAAGTGGCAGCACACTGCATGGAATTTACAGCACCAAGCAAAACCTTTAACCTAGCAGGATTAATCACCTCTAATGCTGTGATTTCTAATCCTGAGCTCAAGCAACGCTTCGATATAGCAGCCGATAATGTGGCAGGTCTTTCCGTAAACCATTTTGGTTTAGTTGCTTGTCAAGCTGCATATGAACATGGTGAACAGTGGCTACAAGAATTACGCAAATATTTAGCGGGGAATCTTGAAGTGCTCAGAAGTTTTGCAGCTTCTCAGCAGGGTATTTCGCTTATCGAACCTGAAGGCACTTATTTGGCTTGGCTGGATTGTCGCGGGTTGGGAATGGATAGCGATGAGCTGCGTGATTTCATGCGCAACAAGGCTCGGGTCTTTTTCGATGAAGGATCGTTATTCGGTGATTCAGGGAAAGGATTTGAACGTGTTAATCTCGCATGCCCTAAAGCGATGCTTGAACAGGTATGTTCAGGGATTGCCAACGCTGTCAAAGAGTTAGGATGA
- a CDS encoding succinate dehydrogenase/fumarate reductase iron-sulfur subunit — protein MVDIRARQQSDLLMDVVLRVSRFTPKEEKARRHRNPFAEESATNPSPFGQRKRQRGKRWVQEYTLHVDPQTTILDCLLEVKRDIDPTLSFRYSCGHGMCGSDAVSINGTPTLLCTAPVEQWAKNDPITSTTTGKFRRTGTVQSDDRSVDAPSQAWSNNQVVEIAPLPGFSVQRDLISDIDPMLEQIKRLRPYLQAKGELKTTASGAVNVFEYLQSPEELQQYELLSNCIACGVCEGSCPVYAGGEAFIGPAALVINSRFINDSRDKASKSRLEDIAEADGIAACQSVRACSRHCPKGIDVGEEMWKLVERSGSSSN, from the coding sequence ATGGTAGATATTCGTGCACGACAGCAATCCGACCTCTTGATGGACGTCGTCTTGAGGGTGTCAAGATTCACTCCGAAAGAGGAAAAGGCTCGACGACACCGCAATCCCTTTGCTGAGGAATCTGCCACCAATCCTTCACCGTTTGGTCAGCGAAAACGACAGCGCGGCAAACGATGGGTGCAGGAATACACGCTTCATGTTGATCCGCAAACAACCATTCTTGACTGCTTGCTGGAAGTTAAACGCGACATAGATCCCACTCTCTCCTTCAGATACTCATGCGGTCACGGTATGTGCGGATCTGATGCAGTGAGTATCAATGGAACACCAACTCTGCTGTGCACCGCACCAGTAGAGCAATGGGCCAAGAACGATCCTATAACGTCAACCACAACAGGTAAATTCCGACGTACAGGCACGGTCCAGAGTGATGACCGCAGCGTAGACGCCCCATCACAAGCATGGTCTAACAATCAGGTTGTGGAGATTGCACCTCTACCTGGATTCTCCGTACAACGCGACCTCATCAGTGACATTGATCCAATGCTCGAACAGATCAAACGATTACGGCCATATCTGCAAGCTAAAGGTGAGCTGAAAACTACGGCATCCGGCGCGGTAAACGTATTCGAATATCTGCAAAGCCCTGAAGAACTACAACAATACGAACTGCTCAGCAACTGCATTGCCTGCGGTGTTTGTGAAGGTAGCTGCCCTGTTTATGCAGGCGGCGAGGCTTTCATTGGTCCTGCTGCACTAGTCATTAACTCACGCTTTATTAACGATTCTCGCGACAAAGCAAGCAAAAGCCGCCTTGAAGATATCGCCGAAGCTGATGGTATTGCGGCCTGTCAGTCAGTGCGCGCTTGCTCCCGTCACTGTCCAAAAGGTATTGATGTTGGAGAAGAGATGTGGAAGCTGGTCGAGCGAAGTGGATCATCGTCAAACTAG